The Streptococcus gwangjuense nucleotide sequence GAGGGAAAACATCCAGTGAGAGAACCTCCCCACCCTTGACAAAGCTAGACATACGCAGAGCAGCAGGGCCAGACAAACCAAAGTGGGTAAAAAGCAGATCGTGCGTGATGATATGTTTGCCATAACTTAGGATCACATCATCCAATGAAATTCCTTGCAAAGCCTTGTGTGGAAAATCTGTCAACAAGGGACTTTCAGCTGCCTCAAGCTCGGTAATGGTATGCTTAAAATGACGGGCAATCTCGTGACCAAAACCAGTTGAACCAGTTGAAGGATAGGATTTCCCACCAGTTGTGACAATGAGTTTATCACAAGTGAAGGTTTGGTCAGCTGATTTAAGGATAAACTGGTCGTCTATCTTTTTAACCGAAACAATTTCTGTTTGAGTAGCAACTTGACCACCGAGCTCAGTGATTTTCTTTTCCAAGGCTTCGATAATGGTACGAGACTTGTCACTAGTAGGAAAGACGCGGCCGTGGTCTTCGACCTTAAGTTTAACACCATTTTCTGTAAAAAAGTTGATGATATCATGGTTATCAAACTGGGAGAAGACACTGTAGAGAAAGCGCCCATTTCCAGGGATTTCAGCTAGTAGGTCATCTAGAGTTCCATTGTTGGTGACATTGCAACGTCCCCCACCAGTACCAGCTAATTTTTTTCCAAGTTTCCGATTTTTTTCGATGAGGAGGGTTTTCTGACCATAAAAGCTACTGGAAATCGTAGCCATCATGCCAGCAGGACCTCCACCGATGACGATAGTATCAAAATGTTTCATAGCTCTATTGTACCACAAAAAAACAAGAGATGATGGTCACCTCTTGTCAAGAATGCAATTAATCAATTTCATATCCCATCAGCAAACCGCCATCTTCTGCATAGAAACTGCAGAGACCAGAGGTTGGGAGAATTTTAATATCCGCCTGTGGGAAATTTTCACGAATTCGCTCTGAAAGCTGTTGGCAACATTTCTCGTTATTGCGTTGGGCCATGACAATACGGCCACCAGCATATCCAGCTTTAATGATTTCATCATAGGCAGCTTGAACTGATTTCTTTGAACCTCGTGCTTTTTGTAGCAATTCAAGGGTTCCAGTTTCACTAGCTTCTCCGACCATACGGATATTTAGAAGGCCAACGACCGTACCGATAAGCTTGCTCAAACGGCCGTTTTTCACCAAGTTATCGACCTTGGCCAGAACAAAGAGCAACTTGGTTTTTTCTTGATAGGCAGTGATAGCTTCAACCACTTCTTCAAAAGACAAGCCCTGGTCAATAAAGTCATTTAATTTTTCTATGAGCAAGTCAACTTCCCCACCAGCAGACAAACTATCAATCACATGAATCTTAGTATCAGGATGGTCTTCTAGATAAATATTCTTGGCCAGTTGAGCACTATTGTGACTGCCAGAGAGAGTACCTGTGATGGTTATTAGGAAAATGTTTTTGGCTCCTTCAAACGCTCGCAAATAATCATCTGGGCTTGGACAAGCTGATTTTGAAGCTTCTGCAGTTGCATATATGGTTTCCATCATTTGATCAATGTCAAGACTGGCATCATCAACAAAGACCTGATCAGCTACTTGAATGGTTAAGGGAACACTCACAAAGGTCGTGTCAATAGCTGGTGTTGCCAGCTGACGATAATCACAACCAGAGTCAGCAATAATCTTCCAAGTCATAGAAATTCTCCATCTTTGTCAGTTATACATTGACAAAGGTTCTGTCTTTTTTTACAATTATATCATGAAAGCCCTTGAAACAAAAGCCTCATCCGTCTGTTGTGACAAGTAGAAAGAAAATGTTATGTCTGAACGTAGAATCTCTGAAAAGTCTCTTGAAAATCTCAGAAAATCAAACCAAGAATCCAATTTATTAACTAGAGAAGCCCTTGAAACAGCCCTCTTGCAGCTCTTGGAAAAAAAGGACTTGACCAAGATTAGTATTTCTGAATTAGTCAAGCGTGCAGGCGTTTCGCGTGCAGCCTTTTACCGCAATTATGATTCTAAAGAGGAAATTTTAGAGAGCGTTTTTAAACGGAGTGTCCACAACATCATGGAACAGTTGCATCATTATGATTTAAAGACAGACCTTTATCTGGTCTGGGTTCACCTTTTCCGAGAGGCCAGAAAGGAAGCCAGAGTGATTCAACTGGCCTTGGATTACCATCTGGAAAAAATCTTTGTCCAAGCCATGCAGGAATTTCTAGAAAAATACCATGGAAAATCAAAAGGTGTCAGCTCTTATCTTCATTCCTTCTGGAGCTCAGCCATCGTCTCTGTCCTTCTAAAATGGATCAAGGATGGCATGAAGGTACCTGCTGAAAAGATAGCGGATTTACGGTTACCATTTTTTAAAAAATAGAGCAAAAGGAGAAGAGATATGACTGAAAAAAGACTAGCATGGGATGAGTATTTTGCAGCCCAAGCCTTACTAATTGCCAATCGTTCCACTTGTAAACGTGCCAAAGTGGGCGCGATTCTGGTAAAAGATAATAAGGTTATTTCCACTGGTTACAATGGTTCGGTGTCAGGAACCGAGCATTGTATTGATCACGAATGTCTGGTCATCGAAGGCCACTGTGTTCGCACCCTTCACGCAGAGGTTAATGCCATTCTCCAAGGGGCTGAGCGTGGTGTCCCCAAAGGCTTTACAGCTTATGTGACCCACTTTCCATGTCTAAACTGTACAAAACAATTGCTTCAGGTCGGCTGCAAGCGCGTGGTTTATATCAACCAGTACCGAATGGACGACTACGCCCAATACCTCTATCAAGAAAAGGGAACAGAATTGACTCATTTACCACTTGAGACAGTACAGGCCGCTCTTAAAGAGGCTGATCTAATGTAAAAATTATCAAAAATAAATGGTTTAGAAAGATTTTTAAACCATTTTTTGGTATAATTTGGTATAATAAGAAGAATAAATTGAAAGAAGGAATTCCAAAAATGGGAAAAATTGAAGTTATTAATCATCCACTGATTCAACACAAATTGTCAATCTTGCGTCGTACAGATACTTCTACAAAAGCTTTCCGTGAGCTAGTAGATGAGATTGCAATGTTGATGGGGTATGAAGTACTTCGTGATCTTCCACTAGAAGATGTGGAAATTGAAACACCAATCACAAAAACAGTTCAAAAACAATTGGCAGGTAAGAAATTGGCTATCGTTCCAATCTTGCGTGCAGGTATCGGGATGGTTGATGGGCTCTTGAGCTTGGTTCCAGCAGCTAAAGTTGGCCACATCGGTATGTACCGTGATGAAGAAACGCTTCAACCAGTTGAGTACTTGGTGAAATTGCCTGAGGACATTGACCAACGTCAAATTTTTGTCGTAGACCCAATGTTAGCAACAGGTGGCTCAGCAATCTTGGCTGTTGATTCTCTTAAAAAACGTGGCGCATCAAATATCAAATTTGTCTGCCTCGTATCTGCACCAGAAGGTGTTAAAGCCCTTCAAGAAGCTCATCCAGATGTAGAAATCTTTACAGCAGCCTTGGATGAACGTTTGAACGAACACGGTTATATCGTTCCAGGTCTTGGAGATGCTGGAGACCGCTTGTTCGGTACGAAATAAAATTAAAAAGAGATTGACTTGGAAAAGAATTTCCAGTCGTGAAAGGAGGTTGAATTTTTGTTTCTGTTTAATGAAAGCAGAGCAAAAATTTGACCTTTTTTGACCAAGATATTATAATAGTCTTATCTTCAGTCATTTGACCAACAAAAATAAAACTCAAAAGGAGAAATGAATGATTCCAGTAGTTATTGAACAAACAAGCCGTGGAGAACGTTCCTACGATATTTACTCACGTCTTCTCAAAGACCGCATCATTATGCTGACAGGCCCAGTTGAAGACAATATGGCTAACTCAGTTATTGCCCAGTTGCTTTTCTTGGATGCCCAAGATAGTACAAAAGATATTTACATTTATGTCAATACACCTGGTGGTTCTGTTTCAGCTGGTTTGGCAATCGTTGATACCATGAACTTTATCAAGGCAGATGTCCAAACCATCGTTATGGGAATGGCTGCATCTATGGGGACGGTCATTGCATCAAGTGGAGCAAAAGGCAAACGTTTCATGCTTCCAAATGCTGAATACATGATCCACCAACCAATGGGTGGTACAGGCGGTGGTACTCAACAAACCGATATGGCGATTGCTGCAGAACATTTGCTTAAAACTCGTAAAACCTTGGAAAAAATCTTGGCTGAAAATTCAGGTCAGTCAATCGAAAAAGTTCACGCAGATGCAGAGCGTGATAACTGGATGAGTGCTCAAGAAACACTTGAATATGGCTTTATTGATGAAATCATGGCCAACAATTCATTGAATTAATGATCAAAGAAGGCAAACTCGACTGGGTTTGCTTTTTTTGGTATAATAGGGGGGAGATTTCTTAGAAAGAGGATTTATCATGTTTGAAAAAGTCAATCGATCTGGCTTGATTATCTATCTTTACTATAATCGTGATGCAAAAAAACTGCAGGATTATGGAGATATTACCTATCATTCCAAGAAACATCGTTACTTACAGCTTTATGTTCCAACTCAAGAAGTGGAGCAATTGGTCGGGCGCTTGGGCAAGGAAAAGTTTATAAAAAAAGTCAGAGTTTGTCATATCCAAGAGTTGGAAACACCCTTTGTGGGCAATCTTTATCGAAGGGAAAACGTTATCATCGAAAAAGTTCAAGAAAAGTGTTGACAATTTTCTGATAATTCGGTATATTCTTAACATGCTATTTAAGAATAAGGAGACAAAAAAGATGAAGAAAAAATTTGCCCTATCGTTTGTGGCGCTTGCAAGTGTAGCACTTCTTGCAGCCTGTGGAGAAGTGAAGTCTGGAGCGTCAAACGCTGCTGGTAACTCAGTAGATGAAAAGACAATCAAAATCGGATTTAACTTCGAGGAAACTGGTGCCGTAGCAGCTTACGGTACATCTGAACAAAAAGGTGCCCAATTGGCCGTTGATGAAATCAATGCAGCAGGTGGTATCGATGGAAAACAAATCGAAGTAGTCGATAAAGATAATAAGTCTGAAACAGCTGAGGCGGCTTCAGTAACAACTAACCTTGTAACTCAATCTAAAGTATCAGCAATCGTAGGACCTGCGACATCTGGTGCGACTGCAGCTGCGGTAGCGAACGCTACAAAAGCAGGTGTTCCATTGATTTCGCCAAGTGCGACTCAAGATGGATTGACTAAAGGTCAAGATTACCTCTTTATCGGAACATTCCAAGATAGCTTCCAAGGAAAAATTATCTCAAACTATGTTACTGAAAAATTAAACGCTAAGAAAGTTGTTCTATACACTGACAACGCCAGCGACTATGCTAAAGGGATTGCCAAAGCCTTCCGTGAAGCATACAAAGGTGAAATCGTTGCAGATGAAACTTTCGTAGCAGGTGACACAGACTTCCAAGCAGCCCTTACAAAAATGAAAGGGAAAGACTTTGATGCTATCATCGTCCCTGGTTACTACACTGAAGCTGGTAAAATTGTAAACCAAGCGCGTGGTATGGGAATTGACAAACCAATCGTTGGTGGTGATGGATTCAACGGTGAAGAGTTTGTGCAACAAGCAACCCCTGAAAAAGCATCAAACATCTACTTTATCTCAGGCTTCTCAACTACTGTAGAAGTTTCAGCTAAAGCAAAAGCCTTCCTGGAAGCTTACCGTGCTAAGTACAATGAAGAGCCTTCAACATTTGCAGCCTTGGCTTATGATTCAGTTCACCTTGTAGCAAACGCAGCAAAAGGTGCTAAAAACTCAGGTGAGATTAAGGACAACCTTGCTAAAACAAAAGACTTTGAAGGTGTAACTGGTCAAACAAGCTTCGATGCGGACCACAACACAGTCAAAACAGCTTACATGATGACCATGAATAATGGTAAAGTTGAAGCAGCAGAAGTTGTAAAACCATAATAGAAAAATGTTGAAATAGGGAATGAGCCTCTGACTCACTCCCTGTTTCGATGTTTAAGAACCTATCAAAAAGTGAGGGGAAACCCTCGAAATTATATATAGAAAGAGTGAATTTTATGCTCCAACAACTAGTAAATGGTTTGATTCTAGGTAGTGTTTATGCGCTGTTAGCCCTAGGATATACCATGGTTTACGGAATTATCAAGCTCATCAACTTCGCACACGGTGATATTTATATGATGGGAGCCTTTATCGGTTATTTCTTGATTAATTCTTTCCAAATGAATTTCTTTGTAGCGCTTATTGTAGCTATGATAGCGACAGCCATCCTTGGTGTCGTGATTGAGTTTCTTGCTTACCGACCTTTGCGCCACTCTACTCGTATTGCTGTTTTGATTACGGCTATTGGGGTGTCTTTCCTATTGGAGTATGGCATGGTCTATCTGGTTGGTGCCAATACCCGTGCCTTCCCTCAAGCGATTAAAACAGTTCGCTATGATTTGGGACCAGTTAGCCTAACAAACGTGCAGTTAATGATTTTGGCCATTTCCTTGATTTTGATGATTTTGTTACAAGTCATTGTCCAAAAGACTAAGATGGGGAAAGCCATGCGTGCAGTATCCGTAGATAGCGATGCAGCGCAATTGATGGGGATCAATGTAAACCGTACTATCAGCTTTACCTTTGCTTTGGGTTCTGCTCTTGCGGGGGCGGCTGGTGTTTTGATTGCCCTCTATTATAACTCTCTTGAGCCTTTGATGGGGGTTACTCCAGGTCTTAAATCTTTCGTTGCCGCGGTACTTGGTGGTATCGGAATCATTCCTGGTGCGGCTCTTGGTGGATTTGTGATTGGTCTATTGGAAACCTTTGCGACAGCCTTTGGGATGTCAGACTTCCGTGATGCCATTGTTTATGGAATCTTGTTGTTGATCTTGATTGTCCGCCCAGCTGGTATCCTTGGTAAGAATGTGAAAGAGAAGGTGTAAACGATGAAGGAAAATTTAAAAGTTAATATTCTATGGTTACTCCTTTTGTTAGCTGGCTATGGCTTGATTAGTATACTGGTCTCAGTCGGTGTACTCAATCTATTCTATGTACAGATTTTACAACAAATTGGAATTAATATTATTCTGGCTGTTGGTCTCAACCTAATCGTTGGTTTTTCAGGACAATTTTCACTTGGGCATGCAGGTTTCATGGCGATTGGTGCCTATGCCGCTGCTATTATTGGTTCTAAATCACCAACCTACGGTGCCTTCTTTGGAGCTATGCTTATAGGTGCTTTGCTTTCAGGAGCAGTTGCTTTACTTGTCGGAATTCCAACCTTGCGTTTGAAGGGAGACTATCTTGCGGTAGCAACTCTCGGGGTATCTGAAATTATCCGTATCTTTATCATCAATGGTGGAAGTCTTACAAATGGTGCGGCAGGTATCTTGGGAATTCCTAACTTTACAACTTGGCAAATGGTATACTTCTTTGTCGTGATTACAACCATTGCAACCTTGAACTTCTTGCGTAGTCCAATTGGTCGTTCAACGCTCTCTGTTCGTGAGGATGAAATCGCTGCTGAGTCAGTTGGGGTTAATACGACTAAAATTAAAATCATCGCCTTCGTCTTTGGTGCTATTACTGCAAGTATTGCAGGGTCACTTCAGGCAGGATTTATCGGTTCAGTTGTACCGAAAGATTACACTTTCATTAACTCAATCAACGTTTTGATCATTGTTGTATTTGGTGGCCTTGGTTCCATTACAGGTGCGATTGTTTCAGCTATTGTTCTGGGAATTTTGAATATGCTTCTCCAAGATGTTGCTAGTGTACGTATGATTATTTACGCTTTGGCCTTGGTATTGGTAATGATTTTCAGACCAGGTGGACTCCTTGGAACATGGGAATTAAGCCTATCACGTTTCTTTAAAAAATCTAAAAAGGAGGAACAAAACTAATGGCATTACTTGAAGTAAAACAGTTAACCAAACATTTTGGCGGTCTAACAGCTGTTGGAGATGTGACTCTTGAATTGAACGAAGGGGAACTGGTTGGACTAATCGGTCCAAATGGAGCTGGTAAAACCACCCTTTTCAACCTCTTGACTGGTGTTTATGAACCAAGCGAGGGAACAGTTACCCTTGATGGTCACCTTTTGAATGGAAAGGCACCTTATAAGATTGCTTCTTTAGGACTTGGACGTACTTTCCAAAATATTCGTCTCTTTAAAGATTTAACAGTTTTGGACAATGTTTTGATTGCCTTTGGCAACCATCACAAACAACATGTTTTTGCTAGTTTCTTACGCCTACCAGCTTTTTACAAGAGTGAAAAAGAATTAAAGGCTAAAGCTTTGGAATTGCTGAAAATCTTTGATTTAGATGGTGATGCAGAGACTCTTGCTAAAAACCTCGCCTACGGACAACAACGTCGTTTGGAAATTGTTCGTGCCCTTGCTACGGAACCTAAAATTCTATTTTTAGATGAACCAGCTGCAGGTATGAACCCACAGGAAACAGTCGAATTGACTGAGTTAATTCGTCGCATCAAAGATGAATTTAAGATTACGATCATGCTGATTGAACACGATATGAATCTGGTCATGGAAGTGACAGAACGTATCTACGTACTTGAATATGGTCGTTTGATTGCTCAGGGAACTCCAGACGAAATTAAGACCAATAAACGTGTTATCGAAGCTTATCTAGGAGGTGAAGCCTAATGTCTATGTTAAAAGTTGATAATCTTTCTGTGCATTACGGTATGATCCAAGCAGTCCGTGATGTAAGCTTTGAAGTAAATGAAGGAGAAGTAGTTTCCCTTATCGGTGCTAATGGTGCAGGTAAGACAACCATTCTTCGTACCTTGTCTGGTCTAGTTAGACCAAGCTCAGGAAAAATTGAATTTTTAGGTCAAGAAATCCAAAAAATGCCAGCTCAGAAAATCGTGGCAGGTGGTCTTTCACAAGTACCAGAAGGACGCCACGTCTTCCCTGGCTTGACTGTTATAGAAAATCTTGAAATGGGAGCTTTCTTAAAGAAAAATCGTGAAGAAAATCAAGCTAACTTGAAGAAGGTCTTTTCACGCTTCCCACGTCTTGAAGAACGCAAGAACCAGGACGCAGCCACTCTTTCAGGAGGAGAACAACAAATGCTTGCCATGGGACGCGCTCTTATGTCAACACCAAAACTTCTTCTTTTAGATGAACCATCAATGGGACTTGCCCCAATCTTTATCCAAGAGATTTTTGATATCATTCAAGATATCCAGAAGCAAGGAACAACCGTCCTCTTGATTGAACAAAATGCTAATAAAGCACTCGCTATCTCTGACCGAGGCTATGTACTGGAAACAGGAAAAATCGTCCTATCAGGAACAGGAAAAGAACTTGCTTCATCAGAAGAAGTCAGAAAAGCATATCTGGGTGGCTAAACTAGTCTGGGAGACTAGTTTAGGTTGCAAATGAAGATTGCGAAGCAATCATCATTATAGTCCGGGGGACCTTTTTAGTCGGTGAATAGAGATTGCGAAGCAGTCATCAAATCCAGGGGATTATTTTAGTCTGCATATTGAGATTGCAAAGCAATTCTCATCTGCACTGGAAGGTTAGCTTCTAATCATTGAAATGGAACAGAATGAAGTGTGTCTACCCTTCATTCACAGAGCTCGATTTCAGAGCTCATTGTCAACTGTAGTGGTTTGAAGAAAAGCTAAGATCTAGAAAGGACACGTTTCGTCCTTTCTTTTTTGATGTTCAGAGCGATAAAAATCCTTTTTTTGAAGTTTTCAAAGTTCCGAAAACCAAAGGCATTGCGCTTGATAAGTTTGATGAGATTATTCGTTGCTTCCAGTTTGGCGTTGGAATAGGGTAGTTGAAGGGCGTTGGCAATTTTCTCTTTATCCTTGAGGAAGGTTTTAAAGACAGTCTGAAAAAGAGGATGAACCTGCTTTAGATTGTCCTCAATGAGTCCGAAAAATTTGTCTGCCTCCTTGTTCTGAAAGTGAAAAAGCAGGAGTTGGTAGAGATGATAGTGGTGTTTCAAGTCTTCCGAATAGCTCAAAAGCTTATCTAGAATCTCTTTATTGGTCAAGTACATACGAAAAGTAGGGCGATAAAAACGTTTATCGCTGAGTTTTCGACTATCTTGTTGAATGAGTTTCCAGTAACGCTTGATAACCTTGTATTCATGAGATTTTTGATGAAACTGATTCATGATTTGAACACGGACACGACTCATAGCACGGCTAAGATGTTGTACAATTTGAAAGCGATCCAACACGATTTTAGCGTTTGGGAGTGAAACAGTCTGGGAGACTGTTTCAGCCTGAGCCTAGAAATTAGAAATCGAATCTGTTTAGCTAAGGCATAGTAGGGACTAAACATATCCATAGTAATGATTTTTACCTGACATAGGACTGCTCTATCGTAGCGCAGAAAATGATTTCGGATGATAGGCTGTGTTCTTCCCTCAAGAACAGTTATGATATTGAGATTGTCAAAATCTTGCGTAATGAAACTCATCTTTCCCTTGGTAAAGGAGTACTCATCCCAAGACATAGTCTTTGGAAGCCGAGAAAAATCATGCTTAAAGTGAAAGTCATTGAGCTTGCGAATGACAGTTGAAGTTGAAATGGCCTGCTGGTGGGCAATATCGGTCATAGAAGTCTTTTCAATCAACTTTTGCTCAATTTTTATTGATGAGAGAAGTTTTGGAGAGAGTCATTTTCGAGAAATGATAGCACTTGAAACAGCTTTTCTAAGAAGGGGTTCTATTGGGGATACCAATTGTTTCAAGGTAAGGAATTTTAGACAATTTTTGAAAATCATATTTCTTCATTTGGCTAGCGTAATCAGGACGAGATAGAGCATCATAATCCAGTTTAGCGATGATTTCCTGTGGATATTCCTGTTAATTTAATTGTTCCATACGATTCTTTCTAATGATGGTTTGGTCATTTTTCATTCTAGATATTACGGAACTTTTTCTACAACAAAATAGGCTTCATAATATCTATAGGGAATTTACCCACTACAAATATTATAGTTCCCTGTTTTCTTACTATAGAATCTAACTTGACAAAAGCAAATGTTCATTGTATAATCGAATAGATAAAAACATTGAACAAAAGAGGTTGAGGATATGCTATCAAAAAAACAATTTAAACTTTTACATTTTTTGTTGACTCACAAAGACGAAAACTTTACGCAGAGACAATTGGCTGAACAGCTAGATATCGCTTTGGGGACGGTAAATAATCTTCTCAAGGAATGTAAAGAAGAGAAGTGGATCAGTGAGGAAAATCACTTAACTGACTTAGGTGAGGATGCTTTGGCTCCGTATCAGGTGAAGAATGCCATTATCATGGCTGCAGGTATGAGTAGCCGCTTTGCCCCTTTGTCTTATGAGCTACCTAAAGGATTGCTTCAAGTCAAAGGTGAGCGTTTGATTGAGAGAGAAATCAAGCAATTGCAAGAAGCTGGGATAGAGGATATTACAGTCATTGTAGGTTATCTGCAAGAAAAAATGTTCTATCTGGCAGAAAAGTTTGGCGTTAAAATCGTTGTGAATAATGATTACTACAAATACAATAACTGTTCTTCTCTCATGCTAGTCAGAGATCAACTTTCCAACACTTATATCTGTTCATCGGATAATTATTTTGTAGAAAATCCGTTTGAACGATACATTTACAGGGGTTATTATTCGACTATATTTGCAGAAGGAGACACAGACGAATACTGCTCTAAGGAAGACTCCAATCACACGATTATCGATATTCAAATCGGTGGGACGAATACTTGGGCTATGGTGGGGCACGTTTATTTTGATCGTGCATTTAGTGAAAAGTTTGTAGATATTTTAGAAACTGAATTTAAGCACGAACCATATCGCGAACAACTCTGGGAAGATTATTATAGTCGTCACGTCAAGGAGCTTCCTTTAGAAGCTCGGCATTATTCAGCAGAAATTGTTAAGGAGTTTGATTCACTAGATGAGTTGCGTCAGTTTGATGAACACTATTTGGTGAATACGAATTCGGAAATCATTGATAACATCTGTAAGACATTAGGATGTATAGCTTCAGATATTGTCAATATCAAACCTCTAAAAGATGGTCTAACCAACACTTCGTTTTCATTTGACTGCCTAGAGAAGAAATATGTTTACCGTCATCCGGGTAGAGGAACGGAGAATTATATCGATCGTGCTAGTGAAGCGGCTTCCATGGAAATTGCTGCAAAATTAAAGATTGACCGTACTTTTGTTGCCATGAACAAGAATGAGGGCTGGAAAATTTCAGAATTTATCCCTAATGCCAAGCAACTAGATTATGATAATTGGGATGATGTAGCAAAAGCAATGGAGCTCTTGAGACGCTTGCACCAATCTGGAGAAAAAACAGATCATTCTTTTGATCAATTTGAGGGAATTGATGATTTTAGACAAAAATTAAAAGCTAGCAATCGTTTTGAATTTGATGGACTTGAAGAGTTGGATAAGAATGTCTCAGTTCTCGAGAAGCTTTTACAAGAAGATCAAGCGAAAAAGGTTCTCTGCCACGGAGATTCTTATAGCCCGAATTTCTTGTTGAATGAAGCTGGCGAAATGAGCTTGATTGATTGGGAATATTCTGGTATGGGAGATCCAGCAGGAGATTTAGGAACCTTTATCGGGTGTTCAAATTATACAGTAGAAGAAGCTGAAAAGGTACTTGAAATCTATTTAAAAGAAGTTCCAGACAAGAGAACCAAACGACACTATTTTGCCTATGTATCAGTGACTTCATATTATTGGTTTTTGTGGGCCCTGTTCCAAGAAAGCGTTGGAAAACCAGTAGGTGAATTTCTTTATATCTGGTATCGTTATACCAAGCAGTATGGAAAACTTGCATTAGATTTATACTTAGAGGAGAA carries:
- a CDS encoding branched-chain amino acid ABC transporter permease; translated protein: MLQQLVNGLILGSVYALLALGYTMVYGIIKLINFAHGDIYMMGAFIGYFLINSFQMNFFVALIVAMIATAILGVVIEFLAYRPLRHSTRIAVLITAIGVSFLLEYGMVYLVGANTRAFPQAIKTVRYDLGPVSLTNVQLMILAISLILMILLQVIVQKTKMGKAMRAVSVDSDAAQLMGINVNRTISFTFALGSALAGAAGVLIALYYNSLEPLMGVTPGLKSFVAAVLGGIGIIPGAALGGFVIGLLETFATAFGMSDFRDAIVYGILLLILIVRPAGILGKNVKEKV
- a CDS encoding NAD(P)/FAD-dependent oxidoreductase, which translates into the protein MKHFDTIVIGGGPAGMMATISSSFYGQKTLLIEKNRKLGKKLAGTGGGRCNVTNNGTLDDLLAEIPGNGRFLYSVFSQFDNHDIINFFTENGVKLKVEDHGRVFPTSDKSRTIIEALEKKITELGGQVATQTEIVSVKKIDDQFILKSADQTFTCDKLIVTTGGKSYPSTGSTGFGHEIARHFKHTITELEAAESPLLTDFPHKALQGISLDDVILSYGKHIITHDLLFTHFGLSGPAALRMSSFVKGGEVLSLDVFPQLSEKDLAAFLEKNREKSLKNALKTLLPERLAEFFVQGYPEKVKQLTEKEREQLLQSIKALKIPVTGKMSLAKSFVTKGGVSLKEINPKTLESKLVPGLHFAGEVLDINAHTGGFNITSALCTGWVAGSNPI
- a CDS encoding DegV family protein — translated: MTWKIIADSGCDYRQLATPAIDTTFVSVPLTIQVADQVFVDDASLDIDQMMETIYATAEASKSACPSPDDYLRAFEGAKNIFLITITGTLSGSHNSAQLAKNIYLEDHPDTKIHVIDSLSAGGEVDLLIEKLNDFIDQGLSFEEVVEAITAYQEKTKLLFVLAKVDNLVKNGRLSKLIGTVVGLLNIRMVGEASETGTLELLQKARGSKKSVQAAYDEIIKAGYAGGRIVMAQRNNEKCCQQLSERIRENFPQADIKILPTSGLCSFYAEDGGLLMGYEID
- the upp gene encoding uracil phosphoribosyltransferase, with amino-acid sequence MGKIEVINHPLIQHKLSILRRTDTSTKAFRELVDEIAMLMGYEVLRDLPLEDVEIETPITKTVQKQLAGKKLAIVPILRAGIGMVDGLLSLVPAAKVGHIGMYRDEETLQPVEYLVKLPEDIDQRQIFVVDPMLATGGSAILAVDSLKKRGASNIKFVCLVSAPEGVKALQEAHPDVEIFTAALDERLNEHGYIVPGLGDAGDRLFGTK
- a CDS encoding ABC transporter substrate-binding protein; its protein translation is MKKKFALSFVALASVALLAACGEVKSGASNAAGNSVDEKTIKIGFNFEETGAVAAYGTSEQKGAQLAVDEINAAGGIDGKQIEVVDKDNKSETAEAASVTTNLVTQSKVSAIVGPATSGATAAAVANATKAGVPLISPSATQDGLTKGQDYLFIGTFQDSFQGKIISNYVTEKLNAKKVVLYTDNASDYAKGIAKAFREAYKGEIVADETFVAGDTDFQAALTKMKGKDFDAIIVPGYYTEAGKIVNQARGMGIDKPIVGGDGFNGEEFVQQATPEKASNIYFISGFSTTVEVSAKAKAFLEAYRAKYNEEPSTFAALAYDSVHLVANAAKGAKNSGEIKDNLAKTKDFEGVTGQTSFDADHNTVKTAYMMTMNNGKVEAAEVVKP
- a CDS encoding YlbG family protein, whose product is MFEKVNRSGLIIYLYYNRDAKKLQDYGDITYHSKKHRYLQLYVPTQEVEQLVGRLGKEKFIKKVRVCHIQELETPFVGNLYRRENVIIEKVQEKC
- a CDS encoding deoxycytidylate deaminase; the protein is MTEKRLAWDEYFAAQALLIANRSTCKRAKVGAILVKDNKVISTGYNGSVSGTEHCIDHECLVIEGHCVRTLHAEVNAILQGAERGVPKGFTAYVTHFPCLNCTKQLLQVGCKRVVYINQYRMDDYAQYLYQEKGTELTHLPLETVQAALKEADLM
- the clpP gene encoding ATP-dependent Clp protease proteolytic subunit ClpP; its protein translation is MIPVVIEQTSRGERSYDIYSRLLKDRIIMLTGPVEDNMANSVIAQLLFLDAQDSTKDIYIYVNTPGGSVSAGLAIVDTMNFIKADVQTIVMGMAASMGTVIASSGAKGKRFMLPNAEYMIHQPMGGTGGGTQQTDMAIAAEHLLKTRKTLEKILAENSGQSIEKVHADAERDNWMSAQETLEYGFIDEIMANNSLN
- a CDS encoding branched-chain amino acid ABC transporter permease; protein product: MKENLKVNILWLLLLLAGYGLISILVSVGVLNLFYVQILQQIGINIILAVGLNLIVGFSGQFSLGHAGFMAIGAYAAAIIGSKSPTYGAFFGAMLIGALLSGAVALLVGIPTLRLKGDYLAVATLGVSEIIRIFIINGGSLTNGAAGILGIPNFTTWQMVYFFVVITTIATLNFLRSPIGRSTLSVREDEIAAESVGVNTTKIKIIAFVFGAITASIAGSLQAGFIGSVVPKDYTFINSINVLIIVVFGGLGSITGAIVSAIVLGILNMLLQDVASVRMIIYALALVLVMIFRPGGLLGTWELSLSRFFKKSKKEEQN
- a CDS encoding TetR/AcrR family transcriptional regulator, whose translation is MSERRISEKSLENLRKSNQESNLLTREALETALLQLLEKKDLTKISISELVKRAGVSRAAFYRNYDSKEEILESVFKRSVHNIMEQLHHYDLKTDLYLVWVHLFREARKEARVIQLALDYHLEKIFVQAMQEFLEKYHGKSKGVSSYLHSFWSSAIVSVLLKWIKDGMKVPAEKIADLRLPFFKK